One Bufo gargarizans isolate SCDJY-AF-19 chromosome 3, ASM1485885v1, whole genome shotgun sequence DNA segment encodes these proteins:
- the LOC122931594 gene encoding uncharacterized protein LOC122931594: MDQNTAQLQAMINEAVAASMEKAFSRILTAADGPDDLAEVPQQDYDSEASESQVRADSRPQKRHWKGEKGSANPDRGKAPAKRDKPSPLAPSPEHQYSSDEEDKLSPSMNILDSWQAADSDVPEDAWGSDEGAFSGDQKGTFLETAQLPDDSAPLLEDEETILDPSGQRLFDPRNIRHPRSGNWTPPDHLAKFMHLWLRKPMDKTIRNRLRSECPRPLLPDFVAQTPEFDQIMTTFMSRGGQDPRKGVEKAFHGVQDKLLDSIGPLSAFCIWRMMP, encoded by the coding sequence ATGGACCAGAACACTGCACAGCTTCAGGCCATGATTAATGAGGCAGTTGCTGCCTCGATGGAGAAGGCTTTCTCCAGAATTCTGACGGCGGCTGATGGGCCAGATGACCTCGCTGAGGTCCCGCAACAGGACTACGATTCCGAGGCTTCGGAGTCACAGGTTCGTGCCGACTCTCGGCCACAAAAACGCCATTGGAAAGGAGAGAAGGGCTCTGCTAATCCGGACAGGGGCAAGGCCCCCGCCAAGCGCGACAAACCGTCTCCTCTCGCTCCCTCGCCTGAACATCAATactcctcggacgaggaggatAAGCTTTCTCCGTCCATGAATATTCTGGACTCGTGGCAGGCCGCGGACTCCGACGTTCCGGAGGACGCCTGGGGCTCAGATGAGGGCGCGTTTTCCGGTGACCAAAAGGGCACCTTTCTCGAAACCGCCCAGCTACCCGACGACTCGGCGCCACTGCTGGAGGATGAGGAAACCATCCTGGACCCCTCCGGCCAACGTCTCTTCGATCCGAGAAACATCCGTCATCCACGTTCTGGGAACTGGACGCCTCCGGATCACCTCGCAAAGTTTATGCACCTATGGCTACGCAAACCTATGGACAAAACGATTCGCAACCGTTTACGATCCGAATGCCCTCGCCCTCTGTTACCCGACTTCGTGGCGCAAACTCCGGAGTTCGACCAGATCATGACCACCTTTATGTCTAGGGGTGGTCAGGACCCTCGCAAAGGGGTTGAGAAGGCATTCCACGGCGTGCAGGATAAGCTGTTGGACTCCATTGGTCCACTTTCCGCATTTTGTATTTGGCGGATGATGCCCTAG